AGGAGCACTGCAAGTTTCAGAGTTCACTCGGTCAAGCTGAAGAATGAGTCGATTGAGATACAAAAGtttccaaacaaggcaaaacaaagTACTTACGCAGAAGCGACGGGAACATCCACCTTGATCTTAGGCAGGGCCTTCCGAGGCTTTGTAGGTGCAACTTTGGGCTACTTCGACGCCTTTTCAGTCGGCTTGGGAGAAGATGTCCGAGTGCGCTTCGATGCCTATTTACTTGGAGCGACTGCTTGGCCTCGTACACTTGCTGGGTCGTGCTTTTGCTTGGAATGTCTTTCAGAACGAGGTGGGGAGTCGACTTCTTCGCCAATGCTTGAGTCTTCACTTTCTTCCCCATCCTCGTCGTCAGATTTCCAGTCACCGCTCTCACCTCCGctcgcctctccctcctggaCTTGCTCTCCATTCGGCATAGAGTAGATCTCAGTATAGATCTGCAAGGCAAAGAATTACACAAATATCAGTCCAACTCAAGACAGTTACAAATCAGAGCAAAAAGATACTCGGCAGTAAAGGTCAGACCTTGTCTGGTTCGTTGGTGTCATCGAATGGTGAAACCCTCCTGGACCCCCTGGGGTTGTCTTTGTTTCCAGTGATGCCTTGCAACCACTGCTCCACTGTCTCCTCGGTTACTTCCTCCGGGTGGATCCGAGTGGTGTCGTCTAtacccgagtacatccacataGGGTGATCGCGGGCCTGGAGTGGTTGGATACGTCGACTGAGAAACACTTCAAGCAAATCCATGCCAGTAACACCATCATGGACTAATTGGACTACCCGTTTGACTAGCATGCTCACCTCTACTTTCTCTGCCGGAGTCACTTTCAAAGAAGAGGGATGCTGGACTTGGTCCATGGAGAAGGGAGGAAGACCATTCGACTGACCAGGGGTCGGTTGGTCTTTACAataaaaccaggtcgactgccaccctctaaCTGAATCGAGAAGAGTCATAGCTGGAAAAGTACTTCTACCCCTCATCTGAATCCCTAGACCTCCGCACATCTGGATCACATGCGTCCTCTCATCACTCGGATTAGCCTTTTTCACAGTCTGGGAGCGGCAGGTAAAGATGTGTTTGAAGAGACCCCAATGCGGTCGACAACCCAGAAAATTCTCACACATGGAAACAAATGCAGCGagatatgtgatggtgttgggggaaaagtggtGAAGCTGGGCTCCAAAAAAGCTCAAGAAACCCCCGAAAAAAGGATGAGGGGGCAGAGAGAAGCCACGGTCGACATGAGTTgcgaggaggacgcactcaccctcctgcaGCCGCGGCTCGGTCTCGCTTCCCGGCAGCCTCCAAGATCCGTGGGCAATCAAGCCCCCTTCAACCAAATCCTCCATGTCCTCCTTCTGAATCGTGGAACGAATCCAGTCGTCCTGGACCCAGCCGGACGGCAGGCCGGACCTCGacgacgaccccccccccccccgacttgTCTTCTTGCCCTTCGCCGCCGTTGTCGCCTTCTTTGCGTGCTCCAGGGCCGCCGTCTTGTCTTTCCCCATCACGGCGAACTGCGCTCAAGCAGGGCAGCACCTTCGAGATTGTAGGCAGGCGCAGTGGAGAAGCGGATGGGGAAGAAGGGGAATAAGGAGCACTGTGCAAACGCTTTGGCCTCAACGCCTTTTATGGGCtcacttccgagtggctgacgcgtgggcccaAGCGATCCTGTCAAATCCTGCAACAGTCGCGCGCTcggtacgtggcgaaaaaggtgacGCGAGAATCGAGGCGCCCTTACCTAATTCGTTCCGTTTACTGCGGTGCTCTACGTCCCGCGCGCTTCTCCAAATTTCGAATCCCGTGAGTTCTGGGAACGGCAGCGCAACCAATCGCGTCAAAGATTTCATACCGTTCCAACACTCAAAGAATATCAACATAAGTTCATTCGACCAAATCTGAATGGATCAAGGCAACTGCAAATGAAGTTGAAGTTTCAGCATGATTCATCGGCCCAGGTAAAATGCCTCCGAAGCATAAAAATCGGGTCGGAATCATCTTCAACCTCTTCTCCACTCGGACCccgatccattcgggggctaatgacgatggcatgtacctagggtagggtaataggcctgacctagacacccttcccaaggacactgccctataGTTAAAGGCATTCAAAGAACAACAACATTCACCAACTGAAATCACCTCAGAGTGCAACCCACTCGACCAGAAGCATTTCACTCGGataacccaattccattcgaccaggaTATACTCACTCGACCACATCAGAAATCAATCGgagtacagaagatctaaagtcactcaggatggcaacggtcaggcgttcactccgtagtcttaatgatcatttatatgccTTTATTGTTGGCGTTGCCAATAACGTCTCccctttatgtacattgaacctcttgtaacgtgggctggctggggtcctggcgcactctatataagccacccccctccactggcacaagggttcgcaccccctgtaacttcacgcataatccagtcgaccccctccgggcaccgagacgtagggcttttacttcttctgagaagggcctggactcgtaaatcttgcgtgcacaacctcatcgtagctaggatcttgcctcctcttacgtaccccctattctactgtcagacttagaaccacgacaacTGACGACCAAAAAAGCTTCATCCGGCCacgaaaaaagcttcaaccggcTATGAATAAAGTTTCAAACCATATACGATCGAAGCTTCAAACTCTGAAGGATTAACCAGTTTGAGTTTTCGGATGTTTATTGAGATTTTGGAAACTTCCTATAACTTGAGTAAAAGTTGAAAGTTCTGTGCAAAAATGTTTGAAAGCTTCCAAGTCTTCTTGACTAAAAGCCACATAGTCAGCTCTCAAATTGCTCTCAAAACTTTGGATTTCTCTTCGTGTTTGTGAGTGCCTTCGTTGATCTCGACGGGAGACGACGTTCCATCAATTAATTTGTCATTCTCAAAATTTACCGGTACAATCTCTCTAAAATGCTCATATGGGTAGAGTGTATATACGTCTATAAACATGAGTGTTTGTACGTGTTTACGAGTGTTCGCATTTAATACTATTTTTTGTAAGAGGCTAAAACTTTGAATTTTCCTTTTCGGGTTCTTCGCCACTGCAACAAAGCCGCCCTAAAGCCATTCGGATTTAAATATCCCAACAAATAGTAGAGCATTGTAGAAAAAGACCGTTCAGACAGTGACCGCTGAGGCAACTCTCACTTTGACATGATGTTTTTATTTTCATAAATACGCAAAGCATACATATCATTCATCGATAGAAGGATAGAAAAGCACATCCGAAAACTCCGGCAGGACTGCAAAATTCAATGGTTAACTTCTGCAGCTAAGAAACAGCCAACTCCATTTCGAATTTTATTAAGAGATCCAGCGGCAAATCTTTGTGTGAAACAAAGAATCACGCGTATGTTGGTTCTTCAGAAACCAGACAGGAACGCTCGGAGATTCCTCTCCAGCGTCCCGCCGCCGGCGAGCGCCTCCCTGGCCCGCTCCATCCATTTTGCCGCGCATGGTCGGATCTCCACTGCTGTTTCGCCGCCGCCCATGACCGTCTCCACGCACCTTTGGAGCTCGCCTCGCTCCGCCACTCCCTCGCCGTCCGCCTGTGCGCGCACCCCGACGCCCGCGCACTCCTCCACCAGCCACGCCACCGTCGGCTGGTCGAACTTCTGCGGCACGGCCACGACAGGCACGCCGCACGCGATGCTCTCCAGCGCCGAGTTCCACCCGCAGTGCGTCACGAAGCATCCCACTGCCGGGTGGGACAGCACGCGCACCTGGTCGCACCACTCCACCATGATCCCTTGTCCTCCGTCGGCGCCGCGGCCCGCTTCCGTGCCGTTCAACTCTGCACCATCGACCTCTGCGACCTTGCGCGACACCCATAGGTACGGCCGGCCGGCGGCCTTCAGTCCTTGCAACGTCTCCAGCTCCTGCCGCTTGCTCGCCGCGAATATGGTCCCGAACGAGACGTACACCACAGAGCGCGCGGCATTCGTGTCCAACCACTCCATGTACCCATTCACGTCGTCGTCGTGGTCGTCGCGCAGGGACAGGTCCGTGGTGGACGGGGACGAGCCATCTGGCACCACAGGCCCAACGGCGACGAGCTCAAACCCCGGCACCGCACGGAGCGCGTCGGGCTCCAGCGCATCGAGCGTGTTGACCAGCACCTTGGGCCTGTGCTCATCGTCATCGAGCGCCAGGAAGAGGTCGCGCAGCGTGCCAACCACCTCGTAGCCCCGCTGCTCCGGCGAGGTTAACGCCACGACGGACGGGAGCGCGCGGGACTTGAGCGGCGGCAGCCCCGGCAGCTGGACGACGGCGTCGCGGTCAGGGTCGTTGGCGCAGGAAGCGAGCACGGCCTCGTGGCCGTGGAAGTAGTGGTAGTACACCGCGAACACGGCGGCCGGCTG
This sequence is a window from Aegilops tauschii subsp. strangulata cultivar AL8/78 chromosome 7, Aet v6.0, whole genome shotgun sequence. Protein-coding genes within it:
- the LOC109767699 gene encoding UDP-glycosyltransferase 75C1; amino-acid sequence: MENRGGAPSPHLLFVTSPMQGHINPVRRLAARVAAAGAAATVSTAVSGHRRMFPSLASPGEEAVDAAGVLHAPFSDGYDEGVDPRVHDMRSFAARARAVGCETLAGVVARLAERGRPVTCVVYTFFVGWVPEVARASGIPSALFWIQPAAVFAVYYHYFHGHEAVLASCANDPDRDAVVQLPGLPPLKSRALPSVVALTSPEQRGYEVVGTLRDLFLALDDDEHRPKVLVNTLDALEPDALRAVPGFELVAVGPVVPDGSSPSTTDLSLRDDHDDDVNGYMEWLDTNAARSVVYVSFGTIFAASKRQELETLQGLKAAGRPYLWVSRKVAEVDGAELNGTEAGRGADGGQGIMVEWCDQVRVLSHPAVGCFVTHCGWNSALESIACGVPVVAVPQKFDQPTVAWLVEECAGVGVRAQADGEGVAERGELQRCVETVMGGGETAVEIRPCAAKWMERAREALAGGGTLERNLRAFLSGF